Proteins from a genomic interval of Treponema succinifaciens DSM 2489:
- a CDS encoding IS110 family transposase, producing the protein MPPGLQNRGFGRKLGIENNKHDLPHAKRSTTMNNVTENTKVIYVGIDVHKDTNSFCAYDSREDKLFAEHKSSSKFENTLHYLKNLQKSVGQDAVFLIGYEAGPTGYGLCRKLQKEDFACVIIAPSTIAKAPGQKVKTDRMDARLLAKTLAFKTYSPVCLPSEKLEAIKEYTRVRTAKITMLKKAKQNLLSFLLRMGLPYPQSGHYWTQAHMAWLRTMNFADKWLQESFEEYHAEVITLMDKVQRIEAKILELCKDDEVREKIDALVCISGISYVSAISIVAEIGDFSRFSKAKSFVSFIGLCPGEDSSGNRVRHTAITKAGNSRVRSLLVECAGSLRMHSVVTAKSVRVKERQKNASAAIVSYADKCTLRLRKRMLYLSQKGLPYNLVTTAGGKGACMFCLGNDEFC; encoded by the coding sequence GTGCCACCAGGTTTGCAGAATCGAGGGTTCGGTCGTAAACTTGGAATAGAAAACAACAAGCATGACCTGCCTCATGCAAAAAGGAGCACTACAATGAACAATGTAACAGAGAACACAAAAGTAATCTATGTCGGAATTGACGTGCACAAGGACACAAATTCTTTCTGTGCTTATGACAGCCGTGAAGACAAATTATTCGCGGAGCACAAAAGCTCTTCCAAATTTGAAAACACGCTTCACTACCTGAAGAACCTTCAAAAATCAGTCGGGCAAGATGCAGTTTTTCTTATTGGATACGAGGCAGGTCCCACAGGATACGGACTTTGCAGAAAACTTCAAAAAGAAGACTTCGCCTGCGTCATTATCGCCCCATCGACAATAGCAAAGGCACCTGGTCAGAAAGTCAAGACAGACAGGATGGACGCCCGCCTTCTTGCAAAGACTCTCGCCTTCAAAACCTACAGCCCTGTCTGCCTTCCTTCTGAAAAACTTGAGGCGATAAAGGAATATACACGGGTCAGGACGGCAAAAATCACCATGCTCAAAAAAGCAAAGCAGAACCTCCTTTCTTTCCTGCTGCGAATGGGCTTGCCTTATCCTCAGAGCGGCCATTACTGGACGCAGGCTCACATGGCTTGGCTCAGGACGATGAACTTCGCTGACAAGTGGCTTCAGGAATCATTTGAGGAATATCACGCCGAAGTAATAACGCTCATGGACAAAGTTCAGAGAATTGAGGCGAAGATTCTGGAACTCTGCAAGGATGATGAAGTGAGGGAAAAAATTGATGCCCTGGTGTGCATCTCTGGAATCAGTTATGTCTCCGCTATTTCGATTGTCGCGGAAATCGGGGATTTTTCCCGTTTTTCAAAGGCGAAGTCCTTCGTAAGCTTTATAGGACTTTGTCCCGGCGAGGATTCAAGCGGAAATAGAGTACGGCACACGGCGATTACGAAAGCTGGGAATTCAAGAGTCAGAAGTCTTCTTGTTGAGTGTGCGGGAAGCCTTAGAATGCATTCTGTTGTCACGGCAAAATCAGTCAGGGTAAAAGAGCGGCAGAAAAATGCGTCCGCCGCCATCGTTTCTTACGCGGACAAGTGCACGCTCAGGCTCAGAAAAAGAATGCTTTATCTTTCCCAAAAAGGGCTCCCCTACAATCTAGTAACGACGGCGGGGGGCAAGGGAGCTTGCATGTTTTGTCTGGGGAATGATGAATTTTGTTGA
- a CDS encoding DUF5718 family protein, with product MEFDLKKLPCFGVAGNFTGHLEQAGEAVEFQNVKTKEKNAPKAIFPTYIPNAKNLVPEFLGTFPFDSGKIIFPHGEEKLQIEPECALILNAEWNGAKLKSLVPVKFGASNDCSIRKPGAKKISMKKNWGKCSKGLSENLISIDGFFEKGNIAKYRIACFLFRDGKIFEYGEDSPVKGYSYIFEKLTNWLIEKFNTQKDEGTAENVGKYLVSIGSPEQIMVSIGATRYTEFGETNFLKDGDESIVILYPDKYSNTEIKEMAAENSFSDKEISVLRQKIILQ from the coding sequence ATGGAATTTGACTTGAAAAAGCTCCCATGTTTTGGAGTTGCAGGAAATTTTACAGGACATCTGGAACAGGCCGGAGAAGCCGTTGAGTTTCAGAATGTAAAGACAAAAGAAAAAAATGCGCCAAAAGCAATTTTTCCAACATATATACCGAACGCAAAGAATCTGGTGCCGGAATTTCTTGGAACATTTCCGTTTGACTCAGGCAAAATAATTTTTCCGCACGGAGAAGAAAAACTCCAGATTGAACCGGAATGCGCATTGATTCTAAACGCTGAATGGAACGGCGCAAAACTTAAATCTCTTGTTCCCGTGAAATTCGGAGCGTCAAACGACTGCTCAATCCGCAAACCGGGCGCAAAAAAAATCAGCATGAAAAAAAACTGGGGCAAATGCAGTAAAGGACTTTCTGAAAATTTAATCAGCATTGACGGATTTTTCGAAAAAGGAAACATTGCAAAATATAGAATCGCCTGTTTTCTTTTTAGAGACGGAAAAATCTTTGAATACGGAGAAGACAGCCCGGTAAAAGGCTACAGTTACATTTTTGAAAAGCTCACAAATTGGCTCATAGAAAAATTCAACACACAAAAAGATGAGGGTACTGCGGAAAACGTTGGAAAATATCTTGTCTCAATCGGTTCGCCTGAACAAATAATGGTTTCCATAGGAGCTACGCGCTATACCGAATTCGGGGAAACAAATTTCCTAAAGGACGGAGACGAAAGCATTGTCATTCTTTATCCTGATAAATACTCAAATACTGAAATTAAAGAAATGGCAGCCGAAAATTCTTTTTCCGATAAAGAAATAAGCGTTTTAAGGCAAAAAATAATTTTGCAGTAG
- the rplU gene encoding 50S ribosomal protein L21, with translation MYAIVEFKGNQYKAEKDAVLEVSKLDAKDGDVITIDTVLLVSDGDKVSVGSPYVKGAKVTVKVGETFKDKKVLVFKYKSKKDYHRLIGHREQYTKVTVQDVVLA, from the coding sequence ATGTACGCAATTGTTGAATTCAAAGGCAATCAGTACAAGGCAGAAAAAGACGCTGTTCTTGAAGTGTCAAAGCTTGATGCGAAAGATGGCGATGTAATCACAATCGATACAGTTCTTCTTGTAAGTGATGGCGATAAAGTTTCTGTCGGTTCTCCTTATGTAAAGGGCGCTAAAGTTACTGTAAAAGTTGGAGAAACTTTCAAGGACAAGAAAGTTCTCGTATTCAAATACAAGTCAAAGAAAGACTACCATCGTCTTATTGGACACCGCGAACAGTATACAAAAGTTACTGTTCAGGATGTTGTTTTGGCATAA
- a CDS encoding ribosomal-processing cysteine protease Prp, whose product MVCGKDGALKSLKAFGHASFAEKGKDIVCAAESIILGTSVELLQSTKGLVFNADTSTRGFLEFRVEKSAVSAVERLKCIGDFIRFAFIKLSAEYPDNVRFQEIIE is encoded by the coding sequence TTGGTTTGCGGCAAAGATGGAGCGTTGAAAAGCCTAAAAGCTTTTGGTCATGCTTCGTTTGCTGAAAAGGGCAAGGACATTGTTTGTGCTGCTGAATCCATAATTCTTGGCACATCAGTTGAACTGCTTCAAAGTACAAAAGGGCTTGTTTTTAATGCTGACACTTCTACCCGTGGCTTTTTGGAGTTTCGGGTTGAAAAATCCGCAGTTTCTGCTGTGGAACGCTTGAAATGCATTGGGGATTTTATAAGATTTGCTTTTATAAAACTTTCTGCTGAATATCCTGATAATGTGCGGTTTCAAGAAATAATTGAATAA
- the rpmA gene encoding 50S ribosomal protein L27, with product MGRTKGGSGAKNGRDSNPKHLGVKRFGGEKVTAGSILVRQRGTRIHPGSNVKRGTDDTLYSVVDGVVKYTERMNRKLVSVEPVSAN from the coding sequence ATGGGACGTACTAAAGGCGGTAGCGGTGCTAAAAATGGCCGCGATTCAAACCCTAAACATTTGGGCGTTAAAAGATTTGGTGGAGAAAAAGTTACTGCCGGTTCTATTCTTGTAAGACAGCGTGGAACTCGTATTCATCCTGGCAGCAATGTAAAACGTGGAACAGATGACACTTTGTATTCAGTTGTTGACGGTGTAGTAAAATACACAGAGCGCATGAATCGCAAACTTGTTTCAGTTGAACCTGTTTCTGCCAACTAA
- the obgE gene encoding GTPase ObgE: MIQFADEAVITVRSGKGGNGCVSFRREKYIPNGGPNGGDGGRGGDVIFCLKRNLRTLAHLRYHPILKAKNGGDGQGWNRYGKDGDDVVIPVPPGTTIRDNETGELIHDFTVESEDDQFVFLKGGNGGWGNVHFKSSTNQAPRIANKGAPGQERVLRVELSVMADIGLVGFPNAGKSSLLDFFTNARPKIAPYPFTTKIPNLGVLHAGDDKDFIIADIPGIIEGASEGAGLGIRFLKHISRTAGLLFMIDCSDENFLEAYDLLLKELDGFGRELTKKPRIVLCNKIDIEGALENAMKVKEKIQSKEPDVKVLAVSVAARTNMNETRLEIISLIEKMEVLNKPAIEENSVPAKSSFLSSRSVDDSMEVQFPGSES; encoded by the coding sequence ATGATTCAATTTGCTGATGAGGCTGTTATTACTGTCCGTTCTGGAAAAGGCGGAAACGGCTGTGTTTCATTTAGACGTGAAAAATATATTCCAAACGGCGGACCAAACGGCGGAGATGGCGGACGTGGCGGAGATGTGATTTTTTGTTTAAAGCGGAATCTTAGAACTCTTGCCCATTTAAGGTATCACCCGATTTTGAAAGCGAAAAACGGTGGCGACGGTCAGGGCTGGAATCGCTATGGAAAAGATGGCGATGATGTTGTGATTCCAGTTCCTCCCGGAACTACAATCCGCGACAATGAAACTGGCGAGCTTATTCATGACTTTACTGTTGAAAGCGAGGACGACCAGTTTGTTTTCTTAAAAGGCGGAAACGGTGGCTGGGGAAATGTGCATTTCAAGTCAAGCACAAACCAAGCTCCGCGCATTGCAAACAAAGGCGCGCCGGGGCAGGAAAGAGTTTTGCGTGTTGAGCTTTCTGTTATGGCGGACATTGGTCTTGTTGGTTTTCCGAATGCAGGAAAATCAAGCTTGCTGGATTTTTTTACAAATGCGCGTCCGAAAATCGCTCCGTATCCTTTTACAACAAAAATTCCTAATCTTGGCGTACTCCATGCTGGCGATGACAAGGATTTTATTATTGCGGATATTCCCGGAATAATAGAAGGAGCATCTGAAGGTGCTGGTCTTGGCATAAGATTTTTGAAGCACATTTCAAGAACTGCCGGGCTTTTGTTTATGATTGACTGCAGCGATGAAAATTTCCTTGAGGCTTATGACTTGCTTTTAAAGGAACTTGACGGTTTTGGCAGGGAACTTACAAAGAAGCCAAGAATTGTCCTTTGCAATAAAATTGACATCGAAGGTGCGCTCGAAAATGCAATGAAAGTAAAGGAAAAAATCCAAAGCAAAGAGCCTGATGTAAAAGTTCTTGCGGTTTCTGTTGCGGCAAGAACAAACATGAACGAAACTCGGCTTGAAATAATTTCGCTTATTGAAAAAATGGAGGTTCTTAATAAGCCTGCTATCGAAGAAAATTCTGTGCCTGCAAAAAGCTCATTTTTGTCTAGCCGTTCCGTGGATGATTCAATGGAAGTTCAGTTTCCGGGAAGTGAAAGCTGA
- the nadD gene encoding nicotinate (nicotinamide) nucleotide adenylyltransferase, whose translation MKIAVLGGSFNPIHIGHLALADEICVSLGYDKVLFVPVFSPPHKNMNGALPPEKRAKMVELACQDDPRFEIEPCEIQRGGISYTYDTVCFIEKKYKPEKIGLVIGRDLFSTFHLWNNASLLVEKCELILAERPFQTEDKNFKNKATGKYSQADDCAEKEFRIEDEPLFKNAVSLKNEPLAVSSTSIRFRAANKMAFQYLVPSKVFKYIIDGNLYGSKN comes from the coding sequence ATGAAAATCGCAGTTTTGGGCGGAAGTTTCAATCCGATTCATATTGGGCATCTTGCTTTGGCGGACGAAATTTGCGTTTCGCTTGGATATGACAAAGTTCTTTTTGTACCGGTTTTTTCTCCGCCTCATAAAAACATGAACGGAGCTTTGCCGCCTGAAAAACGTGCGAAAATGGTTGAACTTGCCTGCCAAGACGATCCGCGCTTTGAAATAGAGCCTTGTGAAATTCAGCGTGGAGGAATTTCGTACACTTATGATACAGTCTGCTTCATTGAAAAAAAATACAAGCCTGAAAAAATAGGACTTGTAATCGGCAGAGATTTATTTTCGACTTTTCATCTCTGGAACAATGCGTCTTTGCTTGTAGAAAAATGCGAGCTGATTTTGGCGGAACGACCTTTTCAGACTGAAGATAAAAATTTTAAGAACAAAGCGACCGGAAAATATTCACAAGCAGATGATTGTGCAGAAAAAGAATTCCGGATAGAAGATGAACCGCTTTTTAAAAATGCGGTTTCCCTGAAAAATGAGCCGCTCGCAGTAAGCTCAACTAGCATAAGGTTTAGGGCTGCAAATAAAATGGCTTTTCAATATCTTGTGCCTTCAAAAGTTTTCAAGTATATTATTGACGGTAATTTGTATGGAAGCAAAAACTGA
- the yqeK gene encoding bis(5'-nucleosyl)-tetraphosphatase (symmetrical) YqeK: protein MEAKTEQLIEKIRKYAKSVLKEKRFEHSVRVAETAAFMCGLFGYDKDIGYLAGLAHDICKNMEDSEILSLASEDGKSISEIEKNKPSLLHGRAAAVLLQEKFSVKNPDVIQAVANHTLGGLGLCLLAKIIYVADKVEPGRPQSTEEYRKKIFSMPLNEMTLFVVQENMEYLKSKQKKIAEPSYEFETDLKNQIATENSLRAS, encoded by the coding sequence ATGGAAGCAAAAACTGAACAGCTTATAGAAAAAATCAGGAAATATGCAAAGTCTGTATTGAAGGAAAAACGCTTTGAGCATTCTGTCCGTGTTGCGGAAACGGCGGCTTTTATGTGCGGCTTGTTCGGCTACGACAAAGACATTGGCTATCTTGCAGGCCTTGCCCATGATATTTGCAAGAATATGGAAGATTCTGAAATTCTTTCTCTTGCATCTGAAGACGGAAAGTCTATTTCTGAAATTGAAAAAAACAAGCCTTCACTTTTGCACGGAAGAGCGGCTGCAGTCTTGCTTCAAGAAAAATTTTCTGTAAAAAATCCTGATGTTATTCAGGCAGTTGCGAACCATACACTTGGCGGCTTAGGTTTGTGTCTTCTTGCAAAGATTATTTATGTTGCTGACAAAGTTGAGCCCGGACGTCCGCAGTCAACAGAAGAATATAGAAAAAAAATTTTTTCCATGCCGCTGAATGAAATGACTCTTTTTGTTGTTCAGGAAAACATGGAATATCTAAAAAGCAAGCAGAAAAAAATTGCAGAGCCAAGCTATGAATTTGAAACGGACTTAAAAAATCAGATTGCTACTGAAAATTCTCTGCGTGCCAGTTAA
- a CDS encoding LCP family protein: protein MSISKEQRNGIFLLTILVIIIGVVGFIVLSLRMDPIEENLKLNPVINSLWILKDDDGNALSTDVLVFYPQTGQASAFDILGNTGAIYKSLGRVDRIDSVYKEKGLASYKDEIEKLIGKKIPFTIEIKLSDLELLADYLGGLNVFISFPVDETDENGMRCLFPSGAVVLDGDKIHDYIMYKSPSENASDVEDRRQAVFVSLIYALKENRNIIFAKNNFSVYEEKIKTNIDKKNFYNLMKKLSLIDTERFSIQTITGSLRTVDGQTLLFPYYDGQLIKDVINQAISSLVSGDLGNQNRVYVLVIQNGTTEQGLARNTSFLLQSAGYEVLETKNADRNDYEKTEIINHIGNSEAAKTLGNFIHCTNIIDEEVMPENADSTSAAQADFTIILGKDFNGRFVKGSSSKSSE from the coding sequence ATGAGTATTTCAAAAGAACAAAGAAATGGAATTTTTCTTCTTACTATTCTTGTGATTATTATTGGCGTTGTTGGCTTTATCGTTTTATCGCTTCGTATGGATCCTATTGAAGAAAATCTTAAGCTGAATCCTGTTATAAACAGCCTTTGGATTTTAAAGGATGATGACGGAAACGCGCTTTCAACTGATGTTCTCGTTTTTTATCCGCAGACAGGACAGGCATCCGCTTTTGATATTTTGGGAAATACCGGCGCGATTTATAAAAGCCTTGGACGAGTGGACAGAATTGATTCAGTTTACAAGGAAAAAGGTCTTGCTTCTTATAAAGACGAAATTGAAAAACTTATCGGAAAGAAAATTCCTTTTACAATTGAAATAAAGCTTTCAGACTTGGAGCTGCTTGCAGATTATCTTGGTGGACTGAATGTTTTTATTTCATTTCCTGTTGACGAAACCGATGAAAACGGAATGCGTTGCCTTTTTCCGAGCGGTGCTGTCGTTCTGGATGGAGATAAAATCCATGACTATATTATGTACAAAAGTCCGTCTGAAAATGCAAGCGATGTTGAGGACAGGCGTCAGGCTGTTTTTGTTTCCCTTATTTATGCATTAAAAGAAAACCGCAATATTATTTTTGCAAAGAATAATTTTTCAGTTTATGAGGAAAAAATCAAAACAAACATAGACAAGAAGAATTTCTATAACTTGATGAAAAAGCTTTCTTTGATTGATACCGAGCGGTTTTCAATTCAGACTATAACAGGAAGTTTAAGAACTGTTGACGGCCAGACTCTTTTGTTTCCGTATTATGACGGTCAGCTCATAAAGGATGTTATAAATCAGGCTATAAGTTCTCTTGTTTCGGGTGATCTTGGAAATCAAAACCGTGTTTATGTTCTTGTAATTCAAAATGGAACAACGGAGCAGGGACTTGCGCGCAATACTTCTTTCCTTTTGCAGAGTGCGGGATATGAAGTCCTTGAAACAAAAAATGCCGACCGTAATGACTATGAAAAAACTGAAATTATAAATCATATTGGAAACTCTGAAGCTGCAAAAACTTTAGGAAATTTTATTCATTGCACAAATATAATTGACGAGGAAGTTATGCCGGAAAATGCTGATTCCACAAGTGCTGCTCAGGCTGACTTTACAATTATTTTGGGCAAAGATTTCAATGGACGTTTTGTAAAAGGAAGTTCTTCTAAATCGTCCGAGTGA
- the rsfS gene encoding ribosome silencing factor, whose product MEKTVKEMALEIAKLMEDGKGTDVCVLDVSELNSWTDYFVIATVSSGPHWQGLYKEIKDYIKDTDLEIHKIHNKTSQGNDWNLIDLGPIVVHLMSQEARDFYELEKLWHAGKKIM is encoded by the coding sequence ATGGAAAAAACTGTAAAAGAAATGGCGCTGGAAATTGCCAAGCTAATGGAAGATGGAAAAGGCACGGATGTTTGTGTTCTTGATGTTTCTGAGCTCAACAGCTGGACTGATTATTTTGTAATTGCAACAGTTTCAAGCGGTCCGCATTGGCAAGGTCTTTACAAGGAAATAAAAGACTACATAAAAGACACAGATCTTGAAATCCATAAAATTCATAACAAGACTTCACAGGGCAATGACTGGAATCTGATTGACTTGGGTCCGATTGTTGTGCATCTTATGAGCCAGGAAGCAAGAGACTTTTATGAGCTTGAAAAACTTTGGCACGCAGGCAAAAAGATAATGTAA
- a CDS encoding lytic transglycosylase domain-containing protein codes for MKKKIAVSIFSVLLASFIFAEEPVADFEIDFSALKNESPAKTKIISSENKKKTSAQKNYIIPEPKRKDIGISGVFKEPTLKYRERYLTSSNRQWLADILYDSIPYRPYIRAKLKEKKMPLYLQYLPIVESNYKPTAVSGSGATGLWQFMANSMHPYLKKNEYFDERRDPWKETDAALSKLAENFKMFNDWHLAIAAYNMGAGAVGRIVKANPGKDYWALSEKGLLSKQASEYIPKLIAIADIVENSDFYGAIEIGVADKRIEGVPPEKFSYLTIKGSIKLSTVAKAAGISLETVKMLNIELLKEMTPPETTYRLRLPAGKAKVAAENLR; via the coding sequence ATGAAGAAAAAAATTGCAGTTTCTATATTTTCAGTATTGCTAGCCTCGTTTATCTTCGCGGAAGAGCCTGTCGCTGATTTTGAAATTGACTTTTCAGCCTTAAAAAATGAAAGTCCGGCAAAAACAAAAATCATTTCTTCAGAAAACAAAAAGAAAACTTCTGCGCAAAAAAACTATATAATTCCAGAACCAAAGCGCAAAGACATCGGTATTTCTGGAGTTTTCAAGGAACCGACGTTAAAGTACCGGGAACGTTACCTTACATCTTCAAACAGACAATGGCTCGCTGATATTCTTTACGACTCAATTCCATACAGACCATACATAAGGGCGAAACTCAAAGAGAAAAAAATGCCGCTTTATTTGCAATATCTTCCGATTGTTGAGTCAAACTACAAGCCAACAGCGGTATCTGGCTCAGGCGCAACCGGGCTTTGGCAGTTTATGGCAAACAGCATGCATCCTTATTTAAAAAAGAATGAATATTTTGACGAGCGTCGCGATCCCTGGAAAGAAACAGATGCCGCACTATCAAAACTAGCGGAAAATTTCAAAATGTTTAACGACTGGCATTTAGCAATTGCCGCGTACAATATGGGAGCTGGAGCTGTAGGACGAATTGTAAAGGCGAATCCTGGAAAAGATTACTGGGCTTTGTCTGAAAAAGGACTTTTAAGCAAACAGGCTTCTGAATATATTCCAAAACTTATAGCAATTGCAGACATTGTTGAAAATTCGGATTTTTATGGGGCTATTGAAATTGGAGTTGCAGACAAGAGAATTGAAGGAGTTCCTCCGGAAAAGTTCAGCTACCTTACAATAAAAGGCAGCATAAAACTTTCAACTGTAGCCAAGGCAGCCGGAATTTCTTTAGAAACTGTAAAAATGCTTAACATCGAGCTTCTAAAGGAAATGACACCGCCCGAAACAACTTACAGATTAAGGCTTCCGGCCGGCAAAGCAAAAGTCGCCGCAGAAAACCTTCGGTAA
- a CDS encoding tetratricopeptide repeat protein, producing MIRKVFRFAAAAFFSIIIMSCAKDRKGAILPEAFSKQYKNTQNLLISLLEKKETKGETRYAVVNRIANNMLSVKDYASLVHFLTNWVELHEDDSYNAYWLLMTAYAYLENEAEPIAEYYFERIINNYNDLIVQGKSIHFICLQHLIQISSSPANRISYFNQLISRFPNNVSTTELFYRLALEYEKEGEWNQAIRSYTQFLDQDDASTLQISGYPNAYLNAKQLIDFSNSAKDWTFETLDALVAAVKSGISSYNYRALDRYKSKVNFFAMSWRQVETDINAQESFSMRSFMRGNRIRYSAELDPSSSPTEAYLRTTGWSNYVNVWYLYFRKVNFPADPEIHGRWEWAGIYFGEKL from the coding sequence ATGATTCGGAAAGTTTTTAGATTTGCGGCGGCGGCTTTTTTTTCCATAATTATAATGTCATGCGCAAAAGACAGAAAAGGCGCAATTCTGCCGGAAGCTTTTTCAAAGCAATACAAGAACACACAGAATCTTTTGATTTCGCTGCTTGAAAAAAAAGAAACAAAGGGAGAAACAAGATATGCGGTTGTAAACAGAATCGCAAACAATATGCTTTCCGTAAAAGACTATGCATCGCTTGTGCATTTTCTTACAAACTGGGTTGAACTGCACGAAGACGATTCTTATAACGCATACTGGCTTTTGATGACAGCTTATGCTTACCTTGAAAACGAAGCAGAGCCAATAGCTGAATACTATTTTGAGCGGATTATAAACAACTACAACGATCTTATTGTTCAGGGAAAATCAATTCATTTTATTTGCCTTCAGCATTTAATTCAAATCAGCTCAAGCCCGGCAAACAGAATTTCATATTTCAACCAGCTTATAAGCAGATTTCCAAACAACGTAAGCACAACGGAACTTTTCTACAGGCTCGCCCTTGAATACGAAAAGGAAGGCGAATGGAACCAGGCAATCCGCTCATACACGCAGTTTCTTGACCAAGACGACGCGTCCACGCTGCAAATTTCAGGCTACCCTAACGCATATTTAAATGCAAAGCAGCTTATAGATTTCAGCAATTCAGCAAAAGACTGGACATTTGAAACTCTTGACGCTCTTGTTGCGGCTGTAAAATCTGGAATTTCATCATACAATTACAGAGCCCTTGACCGCTACAAATCAAAAGTCAACTTTTTTGCAATGTCCTGGCGGCAAGTTGAAACTGACATAAATGCCCAGGAAAGTTTTTCGATGCGCTCATTTATGCGCGGAAACAGAATCCGTTACAGCGCGGAACTCGATCCGTCATCTTCTCCAACAGAAGCATATTTGCGCACAACAGGCTGGAGCAACTACGTAAATGTCTGGTATCTGTATTTTAGAAAAGTGAATTTTCCAGCTGACCCGGAAATCCATGGACGCTGGGAATGGGCAGGAATTTACTTTGGTGAAAAATTGTAA